A section of the Coregonus clupeaformis isolate EN_2021a unplaced genomic scaffold, ASM2061545v1 scaf1971, whole genome shotgun sequence genome encodes:
- the LOC121562001 gene encoding uncharacterized protein LOC121562001: MLVRELAVLNTQIFTVEQPIFICFTPARRMVWNELSSQNEQVAIHMQYVDEEVGHRSCLALIPWSGPLCVPIFPVFSKAKPVYYLTCAGRMLVTELAVLNTQTSKLVIEEPTIHLTEAGRLVLDELSAPSDSHSQPNREDSGFPYEKLQLVGNWGSFHFHYWNIHYGRVQQNEEDMHHLCIVRGVEKQLWWSRVIQEKILDPWGLVQVVLTNKKLTGIKFLGRRIHGLMSCLVKRRSEFTYYEDAQQVDISTTVEGYQERGDEMMAYQFSTSDIITTPHEPSSGSSHPVPPRILRLPPFPSDSPPSPPPPYHSTQDQDQTPDSTPQEFEEEFVEEQNNAADVPQLRRYFENQGTTNFSLRLAGIRRAMEALTSSDSTSLNYLTHAGRMVLSGLSELNKQFQQAYDLLVNFINEPANRERLEQEMARRSRSTCKLER; the protein is encoded by the exons atgctggtgagagagctggcagtgttaaacaCGCAG ATATTCACAGTGGAGCAGCCCATTTTCATCTGTTTCACTCCTGCTAGGAGGATGGTATGGAATGAACTGTCCTCTCAAAATGAACAGGTAGCCATTCATATGCAG tatgtggatgaggaggttgggcaccggtcctgtctggctttaatcccttggtctggaccctTGTGTGTTCCTATCTTT cctgtcttctccaaGGCCAAACCAGTCTACTACCTCACTTGTGCTGGGAGAATGCTGGTAACAGAGCTTgcagtgttaaacacacag ACTTCCAAATTGGTTATTGAGGAGCCTACCATTCACCTCACTGAAGCTGGGAGGCTAGTGCTTGACGAACTGTCAGCACCTTCAGATAGCCATTCACAG CCAAATAGGGAAGACTCTGGTTTTCCCTATGAGAAGTTGCAGCTGGTTGGGAACTGGGGTTCGTTTCATTTCCATTACTGGAATATCCATTATGGACGAGTGCAG CAAAATGAAGAGGACATGCATCACCTGTGCATTGTGAGGGGAGTAGAGAAGCAGCTGTGGTGGAGCAGAGTCATCCAGGAAAAAATCCTGGACCCATGG GGTCTCGTCCAGGTGGTCCTCACCAACAAGAAGCTGACTGGTATTAAG TTCCTTGGTAGAAGGATCCATGGACTCATGTCCTGCCTTGTCAAGAGGAGGTCTGAGTTCACCTAttatgaggatgcccag CAGGTGGATATCTCCACCACAGTGGAGGGGTAccaggagaggggggatgagatgaTGGCATATCAGTTCTCCacctctgacatcatcaccacccCTCATGAGCCGTCCTCTGGCTCCTCTCACCCAGTTCCCCCCAGAATTCTACGCCTCCCCCCTTTCCCTTCCGATTCCCCTCCCAGTCCCCCTCCACCTTACCACTCcacccaggaccaggaccagacccctgacagcactcctcag GAGTTTGAGGAGGAGTTTGTGGAGGAGCAAAATAATGCTGCAGATGTGCCCCAGTTGCG GCGTTACTTTGAAAACCAAGGGACAACCAACTTCTCTCTGAGGCTGGCCGGTATCAGACGTGCTATGGAG GCTCTGACATCCTCTGACAGTACCTCCCTCAATTACCTCACCCACGCTGGGAGGATGGTGTTGAGTGGACTATCCGAGCTCAACAAGCAG TTTCAGCAGGCCTACGACCTACTGGTGAACTTCATTAATGAGCCAGCAAACAGGGAGCGACTAGAGCAGGAGATGGCTCGTAGGAGTAGGTCTACATGCAAGCTTGAGCGTTAG